In Gimesia benthica, a single window of DNA contains:
- a CDS encoding SGNH/GDSL hydrolase family protein, protein MSRLRAYVRLLIACLMILCLASVTHAQQKKTQKQSPKADPDLPRVLIIGDSISIGYTKPTIELLKGVANVERVKANCGDTKRGLKNLQRWLGKTDWDVIHFNWGLHDLCYRHPDSKTQGHRDKVNGTISVPLAQYEKNLETLVSQLEQTNATLIWATTTPVPEGEAGRVVGDDLKYNEVAKKIMQKHNIKINDLHQLASDFEAPLWAGPGNVHFKPAGSQKLAQQVAREIKAALKKKPQDRN, encoded by the coding sequence ATGTCCCGACTACGCGCCTACGTCCGTCTGCTGATCGCCTGCCTCATGATTCTGTGTCTGGCTTCAGTCACACACGCACAACAAAAAAAGACTCAGAAGCAGAGCCCGAAAGCAGATCCCGACCTGCCCCGCGTGCTGATTATCGGCGACTCGATTTCCATCGGTTACACCAAACCCACCATCGAATTGCTGAAAGGGGTCGCGAACGTCGAACGCGTCAAAGCCAACTGCGGCGATACGAAACGGGGCCTCAAAAATCTCCAGCGCTGGCTGGGCAAAACTGACTGGGACGTGATCCATTTCAACTGGGGCCTGCACGACCTCTGCTATCGGCACCCCGACTCCAAAACCCAGGGACACCGTGACAAAGTCAACGGCACCATCTCGGTCCCCCTCGCACAGTACGAGAAAAATCTGGAAACACTAGTCAGTCAACTGGAGCAGACGAACGCCACGCTCATCTGGGCCACCACAACTCCGGTTCCGGAAGGCGAAGCGGGGCGCGTTGTCGGCGACGATTTGAAATACAACGAGGTCGCGAAAAAGATCATGCAGAAACACAACATCAAAATCAACGACCTGCACCAGCTCGCTTCAGACTTCGAAGCGCCCCTCTGGGCCGGACCGGGCAACGTCCACTTCAAACCCGCCGGCTCCCAAAAACTGGCACAACAGGTCGCTCGCGAAATCAAAGCCGCGTTAAAAAAGAAGCCGCAAGACAGGAACTGA
- a CDS encoding TROVE domain-containing protein: protein MANKTLFSNRQNQYPRADSRNEAGGRAYKFEPKHALAQLAATGTFNNVFYVGAQTQLDTLRTLIDQVDDDRYLAQLAVYARERACMKDMPAALLATLSTRDTELMHRVFDRVVDNGRVLRTLFQMIRSGQFGRTGLSSSLQRAFQRWLNEASVGRLLSASIGHDPSLRDVLRLARPTPVDNERRALFGWLTDKEPAKWAPATAADLPRQVRQLIAYRQAETDQAQAEIVENLSVRWDLLADAAKSPLVWKALARQMGPQALRMNLNTLLRHDVFQDAALVDYVADRLADAEAIRQSRQFPYQFLAAYLNVSAEVPRKIQTALHQAAELACGNVPELPGPVVIGLDTSGSMQCPVTGWQRRGATSRMTCVDAAALFAAAVLRRNPDSVVIPFDTRPYQARLDPSDSILSLSARLAKYGGGGTDCSIPLNVANTKLSKRAFAGCVLVSDNESWVRQGRYGSTGVMTEWQRFIENQRRLGVTDPKLVCIDIQPYGSSQAPERDDILNMGGFNDAVFNVVASFLGNDAGRFVAEVESIEV from the coding sequence ATGGCCAACAAGACTCTATTTTCAAATCGCCAGAATCAGTATCCACGTGCGGACTCGCGTAACGAGGCCGGCGGTCGCGCTTATAAATTCGAGCCGAAGCATGCGCTCGCGCAGCTGGCGGCAACCGGCACGTTCAACAACGTGTTCTACGTCGGTGCGCAGACACAGCTGGATACTCTGCGGACGCTGATTGACCAGGTGGACGATGACCGCTACCTGGCACAGCTGGCCGTGTATGCGCGGGAGCGGGCCTGCATGAAGGACATGCCGGCAGCGCTGCTGGCGACACTGTCAACGCGGGATACCGAGCTGATGCACCGTGTGTTTGATCGCGTGGTTGACAACGGCCGTGTACTGCGGACGCTGTTCCAGATGATCCGTTCGGGTCAGTTTGGTCGGACCGGTCTGTCATCGAGTCTGCAGCGGGCGTTTCAGCGCTGGCTGAACGAGGCCTCGGTGGGTCGACTGCTGTCGGCTTCGATCGGTCACGATCCGAGCCTGCGCGACGTACTGCGACTGGCACGACCAACGCCTGTCGACAACGAGCGACGTGCGCTGTTCGGCTGGCTGACGGATAAGGAGCCTGCCAAGTGGGCACCGGCGACCGCAGCGGATCTGCCACGGCAGGTGCGACAGCTGATCGCTTATCGTCAGGCAGAGACTGACCAGGCGCAGGCAGAGATCGTTGAGAATCTGTCCGTGCGTTGGGATCTGCTGGCGGATGCGGCCAAGAGTCCGCTGGTCTGGAAGGCGCTGGCCCGACAGATGGGACCACAGGCGCTGCGTATGAACCTGAATACGCTGCTGCGGCATGACGTATTCCAGGATGCGGCGCTGGTGGACTATGTGGCGGACCGTCTGGCGGACGCGGAGGCAATCCGTCAGTCGCGACAGTTTCCGTACCAGTTCCTGGCGGCTTATCTGAATGTGAGTGCCGAAGTGCCTCGCAAGATTCAGACGGCGCTGCACCAGGCGGCTGAGCTCGCCTGCGGTAACGTGCCGGAACTGCCAGGTCCGGTGGTGATCGGTCTGGATACGTCCGGTTCGATGCAGTGTCCGGTTACCGGTTGGCAGCGTCGTGGTGCTACAAGTCGGATGACGTGTGTGGATGCTGCGGCTCTGTTTGCGGCGGCTGTGCTACGACGTAACCCGGACAGCGTGGTGATTCCATTCGATACCCGGCCTTACCAGGCCCGCCTGGATCCGTCGGACTCGATTCTGAGTCTGTCGGCACGGCTGGCGAAGTACGGCGGCGGTGGTACCGACTGTTCGATCCCGCTGAACGTGGCCAACACGAAGCTCAGCAAGCGTGCGTTCGCCGGCTGCGTGCTGGTGAGCGACAACGAGAGCTGGGTGCGGCAGGGCCGTTACGGTTCGACCGGCGTGATGACTGAGTGGCAGCGGTTCATAGAGAACCAGCGGCGACTGGGCGTGACGGATCCGAAGCTGGTATGCATCGACATCCAGCCTTACGGTTCGTCACAGGCCCCGGAGCGCGACGACATCCTGAACATGGGCGGCTTCAATGACGCGGTGTTCAACGTGGTGGCGTCGTTCCTGGGCAACGACGCCGGCCGGTTCGTCGCCGAGGTCGAGTCGATCGAAGTCTGA
- a CDS encoding dienelactone hydrolase family protein, which translates to MKHGTFLWILILFSSSVVFGQNPETLPPLQDGAAPQNFEAMWAGFDPHKEPLETEVLKEWEEEGVMLSVVRFRIGVFKGQTARLAAIFGFPKSASGSRKTLPGLVQIHGGGQYADHQACLMNGKRGYATVSIAWAGRISAPDYRVTPAEVKLFWEGKTDDPNYKVTTDWGALDGYHAPGKHPGNVFPSAMPAAWTLDEVESPRNSGWFLAALAARRALTFLEAQPMVDPDRLGVYGHSMGGKLTVLTAPDARVKAAAPSCGGISDRYNRSPLFCATLGDDVSLKQISCPIIFLSPANDFHGRLGNLPDAINEIRSKEWRVTCSPHHNHQDTPDFEAATMLWMDQHLKSAFTFPETPKTKLILKTSDHIPRFQVQPDHTRPILSVDIFYTQQGKQDERPEDRLQTMHRFWHHASATETDGTWTAPLPLGSVDQPLWVYANVRYSLDKPVSGAGYYYRPYLTKSFNLSSLLTQVTPTQLQHAGTRNTLEPTLLIEDFQGDWQKEWFNYRPDEWTLITHKLNDTTWKAPQQAELALKVHAAESNRLVLVIDDFAAEVELTGGSDWQNIQLKSEDFQNWNGDPLPGWDGIRQLKITPAERLQPARRGKGKSRIVGKNWRGPAPEFRELRWKNIP; encoded by the coding sequence ATGAAACACGGCACATTTCTCTGGATTCTGATTCTATTCTCGTCCTCTGTTGTTTTCGGGCAGAACCCCGAGACGCTGCCCCCTTTGCAGGACGGCGCCGCGCCTCAAAATTTCGAAGCGATGTGGGCCGGTTTTGATCCGCATAAAGAACCGCTTGAAACCGAAGTTCTCAAAGAATGGGAAGAAGAGGGCGTGATGCTCAGTGTGGTGCGATTTCGCATCGGCGTCTTCAAAGGACAGACCGCGAGACTCGCAGCAATTTTTGGTTTCCCCAAAAGCGCCAGCGGAAGCAGGAAAACACTTCCGGGACTCGTACAGATTCATGGCGGCGGACAATACGCCGATCACCAGGCGTGCCTCATGAATGGCAAACGCGGGTATGCCACCGTCTCCATTGCCTGGGCAGGACGAATCAGTGCCCCGGACTACCGGGTGACTCCGGCTGAAGTGAAGCTGTTCTGGGAGGGTAAGACCGACGATCCGAACTACAAAGTAACCACCGACTGGGGCGCACTCGACGGATATCATGCCCCGGGAAAGCATCCTGGCAATGTCTTTCCCAGTGCCATGCCCGCCGCCTGGACTCTCGATGAAGTTGAGTCGCCGCGCAACAGCGGCTGGTTTCTCGCCGCGCTCGCGGCACGTCGTGCACTCACATTTCTGGAAGCGCAGCCGATGGTCGACCCCGATCGACTGGGCGTCTATGGACATTCCATGGGCGGCAAGCTCACCGTCTTGACTGCTCCCGACGCGCGTGTCAAAGCGGCTGCCCCTTCCTGTGGCGGTATCAGCGATCGATATAATCGGAGCCCGCTGTTTTGCGCGACCCTGGGTGATGATGTCAGCCTGAAGCAGATTTCCTGTCCCATCATCTTCCTCAGTCCCGCCAACGATTTTCACGGACGTCTGGGCAACCTGCCCGATGCGATCAACGAAATCCGCAGCAAGGAATGGCGCGTGACCTGCTCGCCACACCACAATCATCAGGACACGCCCGATTTTGAAGCCGCGACGATGCTGTGGATGGACCAGCATTTAAAATCAGCATTCACATTTCCTGAGACACCGAAAACGAAGCTGATTCTCAAGACCAGCGATCACATCCCCCGTTTCCAGGTACAACCAGATCATACCCGGCCCATTCTTTCGGTCGATATCTTTTATACCCAGCAGGGTAAACAAGACGAGCGTCCCGAAGATCGACTGCAGACGATGCACCGCTTCTGGCATCATGCATCGGCGACCGAAACCGACGGCACCTGGACGGCACCGCTGCCTTTGGGAAGTGTTGATCAGCCACTCTGGGTTTACGCGAATGTACGGTATTCTCTCGACAAACCCGTTTCCGGAGCAGGCTATTACTACCGGCCATATTTGACTAAGTCATTTAATCTCTCGTCACTACTGACTCAGGTTACTCCCACACAACTTCAACATGCAGGAACGCGTAACACACTTGAACCGACATTACTGATCGAAGACTTTCAAGGTGACTGGCAAAAGGAATGGTTTAATTATCGACCGGATGAATGGACGCTGATCACGCATAAACTCAACGACACAACATGGAAAGCACCACAGCAGGCGGAGCTCGCATTGAAAGTTCACGCAGCAGAATCCAATCGGCTGGTGCTCGTGATTGACGACTTCGCTGCAGAGGTTGAGCTCACAGGGGGCAGCGACTGGCAGAACATCCAGCTGAAATCAGAAGATTTTCAGAACTGGAACGGTGATCCATTACCAGGCTGGGATGGGATCCGTCAGCTGAAGATTACCCCTGCCGAAAGACTTCAGCCCGCGCGCAGAGGTAAAGGAAAATCACGAATCGTCGGCAAAAACTGGCGCGGCCCTGCACCGGAGTTCCGCGAACTACGCTGGAAAAACATCCCGTAA
- a CDS encoding heparinase II/III family protein, whose protein sequence is MKAFYGVVTVVIISLMLHSRHECAAESSGESVTKLTTQAATSTRQQSLILDSRQPDFETFLIEAHIDPTQHTAGDLQAIAGLTFGLKTPEEDPFSKTEQIRFELREGAHRGFWDIWIDGINEPRREPSPKLPGWIDHREYQRPWEFTPHPGSYQLRILCSPVKEGTRLRFYFEHMDRPVFEFTKKGKVVPGYIGFYAVTGGTTPRQNTATFSKLNVREIQDLESVIHPAPRDIVLDALDLTHPSLTKVAAAIEQQDRARAGQLLLEHLRTRTTPKGPGFQPVYCGTNYREVADAVLEDRYGTRGPFLSFSKTYVDGAGNTQHFVDQNGTIRWDLCNGHLTRHFHWVSLAKTYAETGDKRYVDRFAREVQDWVAREPFLHPRNPDIGKLNWMDGTTFEPGYLNTSNIGRRCEMTWWPAYDEFRKSADFSDAAHFHMLLGFIRQARLIMNPSSFAAHDDGGAHICVALLQTALMLPELAESKRWEQEAVRRWEEVLRVQFHADGSHVSLSTGYNWASLMALENMIALYRRVGRDVPQQFLDTLELAYRHPIALSRPDQGQIDMNDGGWGMIDDHMQRAHKLFPHRDDFLWMATRGTQGQPPAYQSIYFPNAGHFVMRTGWGPQHRYLFMDAGPVGASHGKEDKLNIYVDYGGHQLLASGGRGSYSGGPYAAYTGSTRGYNTLLVDGGVQARTYPRYEIEGHLPEKRRWQTTDHFDYAEGFHTHGWFAPEKRIEGKQTRQIIFIKGDNPPTTSYWVVIDTVEPADQGLHAYEALFHSRRNHAGIVDDQSKMVHCWDAGAALRIIPVVTEGLDIALIHGQTEPHIQGWHVVGDAHAPMWTPVFKWKASGTTTRAWILVPAGPDQKWCLDRVELKQADEAALIFRCIRPDGSSEIVYRRQGNEPATFSAEGIQVRGDIGVVSLDSAGEIKQRFAIVPQP, encoded by the coding sequence GTGAAAGCGTTTTATGGTGTAGTGACCGTTGTCATCATCTCCCTGATGCTTCACAGCAGGCATGAGTGCGCAGCAGAATCGTCCGGTGAATCTGTGACGAAACTCACCACTCAGGCAGCGACGTCGACGCGACAGCAAAGCCTGATCCTCGACAGCAGACAACCGGATTTCGAAACGTTTCTGATTGAAGCGCACATTGATCCCACACAACACACCGCCGGTGATCTCCAGGCGATTGCTGGTTTGACGTTTGGCCTCAAAACCCCTGAAGAGGACCCCTTCTCCAAAACGGAACAGATTCGTTTCGAGTTACGTGAAGGAGCGCACCGCGGTTTCTGGGACATCTGGATCGACGGAATCAACGAGCCACGCCGCGAACCGTCTCCTAAACTACCGGGCTGGATTGATCATCGAGAATACCAGCGTCCCTGGGAGTTCACCCCCCACCCGGGAAGCTACCAACTCCGCATTCTCTGTTCGCCCGTCAAAGAGGGAACCAGACTGCGCTTTTACTTCGAGCACATGGACCGTCCCGTTTTTGAGTTTACGAAGAAAGGCAAAGTAGTCCCCGGCTATATCGGCTTCTATGCCGTAACGGGAGGCACGACCCCGCGTCAGAATACAGCGACTTTCAGCAAATTGAATGTCAGGGAGATCCAGGATCTTGAGTCAGTCATTCACCCCGCCCCGCGGGACATTGTTCTCGATGCACTCGATCTGACACACCCATCGTTGACGAAAGTCGCTGCAGCGATCGAGCAGCAGGATCGAGCTCGCGCCGGCCAACTGCTGCTGGAACATCTGCGGACCCGGACCACACCGAAAGGCCCCGGGTTCCAGCCGGTATACTGTGGTACGAATTACCGTGAAGTTGCCGATGCCGTTCTGGAAGATCGTTATGGCACTCGCGGTCCCTTCCTCAGTTTCTCAAAGACCTATGTCGACGGAGCGGGAAACACGCAGCACTTTGTCGATCAGAACGGCACCATCCGCTGGGATTTATGCAACGGTCACCTGACGCGACATTTCCACTGGGTCTCGCTGGCAAAAACATACGCGGAAACCGGAGACAAACGTTACGTCGACCGCTTCGCACGCGAAGTCCAGGACTGGGTGGCACGGGAACCCTTTTTACATCCCCGGAATCCGGATATCGGCAAGTTAAACTGGATGGATGGGACTACGTTTGAGCCGGGATATCTCAACACCAGCAACATCGGTCGACGCTGTGAGATGACCTGGTGGCCCGCCTACGATGAATTCCGCAAATCAGCAGATTTCTCAGACGCAGCCCACTTCCACATGCTGCTGGGTTTCATCCGACAGGCGCGGCTGATCATGAACCCCAGCAGCTTCGCCGCCCATGATGACGGCGGAGCTCACATCTGCGTCGCACTCCTGCAAACCGCATTAATGCTCCCGGAACTGGCTGAGTCAAAGCGTTGGGAACAGGAGGCCGTTCGACGCTGGGAGGAAGTCCTTCGGGTACAGTTCCATGCTGACGGAAGTCACGTCAGCTTGAGTACCGGCTATAACTGGGCTTCGCTGATGGCGCTCGAGAACATGATCGCCCTTTATCGCAGAGTCGGGCGAGACGTCCCGCAGCAGTTTCTGGATACGCTCGAACTGGCGTATCGGCATCCCATCGCTCTCTCCCGCCCCGACCAGGGACAGATTGACATGAACGATGGGGGCTGGGGCATGATCGACGACCACATGCAACGCGCCCACAAGCTCTTCCCTCACCGCGACGATTTTCTCTGGATGGCGACCAGAGGCACACAGGGGCAACCGCCGGCGTATCAGTCCATCTACTTTCCCAATGCCGGACACTTTGTAATGCGGACCGGCTGGGGACCGCAACACCGCTACCTGTTCATGGATGCCGGACCGGTCGGCGCCAGTCACGGTAAAGAAGATAAGCTCAACATCTATGTGGATTACGGAGGTCATCAGTTACTGGCCAGCGGCGGACGGGGCTCATACTCCGGTGGCCCTTATGCGGCTTACACAGGATCAACACGCGGTTACAACACGCTGCTGGTCGATGGCGGTGTCCAGGCCAGAACGTATCCCAGATACGAAATCGAGGGACACCTCCCCGAAAAAAGACGCTGGCAGACCACCGATCACTTTGACTACGCAGAAGGCTTCCATACCCATGGATGGTTCGCCCCGGAGAAACGGATCGAGGGAAAACAGACGCGGCAGATCATCTTCATCAAAGGCGACAACCCTCCCACGACATCGTACTGGGTCGTGATCGATACCGTCGAACCAGCCGACCAGGGACTGCATGCATACGAGGCGCTGTTCCATTCACGTCGAAACCATGCTGGCATTGTCGACGATCAATCTAAAATGGTTCACTGCTGGGACGCTGGTGCTGCACTCCGCATCATCCCCGTGGTCACCGAAGGGCTGGACATTGCACTGATTCACGGACAGACCGAACCACACATTCAGGGCTGGCATGTCGTCGGAGATGCGCATGCCCCCATGTGGACTCCCGTCTTCAAATGGAAAGCGTCTGGAACAACGACACGCGCATGGATCCTCGTGCCGGCCGGTCCTGACCAGAAATGGTGTCTAGATCGTGTCGAACTGAAACAGGCTGACGAAGCCGCATTGATTTTTCGCTGTATCCGACCGGATGGCAGTAGCGAAATCGTCTATCGCCGCCAGGGGAATGAACCGGCGACATTCTCTGCAGAGGGAATTCAGGTTCGGGGCGATATTGGTGTTGTCTCCCTGGATTCTGCCGGCGAGATCAAACAGCGATTCGCCATAGTGCCTCAGCCGTGA
- a CDS encoding Gfo/Idh/MocA family protein, which yields MEKRVMTQPTESNVSRREFIKTSATTGAAASLLAAATKTRAADANSRLRIGVIGAGNRGFNTLTKKLVKLRELGHNIDLVSVADVYSVHRQRFVDYIKEQTGVTPTTHVDHRELLGDKDIDAVVIGTPDHWHARITLDALAAGKHVYCEKPMTHTVEEAAEVVAAWKASDRVMQVGVQSTSAPVWDMAREKIDAGLLGKVVQFQTECARNGKFGMSRHNLITKEMTPQTVDFRRFLGVEEGFHPDVPFDREIFGQWRCYWAFGYGMFSDLFVHRVTGMLKATGLRKPGRVVGGGGIFFEYDDREVTDVASIIADFHEGVQGLVSSTMVSEERKLDHIIRGHNGLLLFDKSCSGNSGKCSFEFVPERPQVTLNSDLKPETFHVQTDLDIVSTHCANWLDAIRSGKPTSVNNDPELGAAAVMLVNLAVRSYREGKVFHVDRDGQVSDGNSSWADGWEKLSKAKAKPRHVPGWHAGDTGSVMYPPEYQKLAGPWIDGKPPQS from the coding sequence TTGGAGAAACGAGTAATGACGCAACCAACGGAATCAAACGTATCACGCCGTGAGTTCATCAAGACCAGCGCCACAACCGGTGCCGCCGCGAGCCTGCTGGCGGCAGCCACAAAGACCCGCGCAGCCGATGCGAACAGTCGTTTGCGGATCGGCGTGATCGGCGCGGGGAATCGCGGCTTCAATACACTCACGAAGAAACTCGTCAAACTCCGTGAGCTGGGTCACAACATCGATCTCGTTTCTGTCGCCGATGTCTACTCGGTGCATCGCCAGCGGTTTGTCGACTACATCAAGGAACAGACCGGCGTCACGCCAACCACGCACGTCGATCATCGCGAGTTGCTGGGCGATAAAGACATCGACGCCGTCGTGATTGGCACCCCCGATCACTGGCACGCCAGAATCACGCTGGATGCCCTGGCCGCTGGCAAACACGTTTATTGCGAAAAACCGATGACGCACACGGTCGAAGAGGCCGCCGAAGTCGTCGCCGCCTGGAAAGCCAGCGATCGCGTGATGCAGGTCGGCGTGCAGTCGACCAGTGCCCCTGTCTGGGACATGGCTCGCGAGAAAATCGACGCCGGCCTGCTGGGTAAGGTCGTCCAGTTCCAGACCGAGTGTGCCCGTAACGGCAAGTTCGGCATGTCGCGGCACAACCTGATCACGAAAGAAATGACGCCACAAACGGTCGACTTCCGTCGCTTCCTCGGCGTGGAGGAAGGCTTTCATCCCGACGTGCCTTTCGACCGAGAGATCTTCGGACAGTGGCGCTGCTACTGGGCCTTCGGTTATGGCATGTTCTCCGATCTGTTCGTGCATCGGGTGACCGGCATGCTGAAAGCCACGGGGCTCCGCAAGCCCGGTCGCGTGGTCGGTGGCGGCGGGATCTTTTTTGAATACGACGATCGCGAAGTCACCGACGTAGCCTCGATCATCGCCGACTTCCACGAAGGGGTACAGGGGCTGGTCAGCAGCACCATGGTCAGCGAAGAACGCAAACTGGATCACATCATCCGCGGCCACAACGGACTGCTGCTGTTCGACAAGAGCTGTTCAGGCAACAGCGGCAAGTGTTCGTTCGAATTTGTCCCCGAACGACCGCAGGTCACGCTCAACAGCGATCTCAAACCCGAGACATTCCACGTGCAAACGGATCTCGACATCGTGTCGACGCACTGCGCGAACTGGCTCGACGCCATCCGCTCGGGCAAACCCACTTCCGTCAATAACGATCCGGAACTGGGTGCCGCCGCCGTCATGCTCGTCAATCTGGCCGTACGCAGCTACCGCGAAGGTAAGGTGTTCCACGTCGACCGCGACGGACAGGTCAGCGACGGCAACAGCAGCTGGGCGGACGGCTGGGAGAAACTCTCCAAGGCCAAAGCCAAACCCCGCCACGTGCCCGGTTGGCACGCGGGCGACACCGGCAGCGTCATGTACCCGCCCGAATATCAGAAGCTCGCCGGCCCCTGGATCGATGGCAAGCCGCCGCAATCATAA
- a CDS encoding 3-keto-disaccharide hydrolase, which translates to MKCNVRINAGVKLLVLCFVSLCLLHAPLPAAETELFNGRDLTGWVNVNGAPDTWQVRDAAIVCTGEPRCFLRTDRMYENYVLEMECLHVKPGGNSGLFFHADALPQIGAPYPRAIEAQLLDEDHGSLFGIRGASLVPLTDPDKKGTTARARPLEKRCQPAGNWNKYVLTTKDGTVELAVNGKVVTRAKQTSLVKGFIGLQAEHTEVHFRNIRIRELPSSNPPPEKVAQADAGFKSLFDGLTFAGWNHRPGHKGHWVAHDGEIHYDGKAESKKRADRDLWTKDEFADFVLIVDWRLSAEPEMKPHPIVLFNGDFLMEADNPRQRVTRPHLDAGDSGIYLRGSSKAQLNVWSQVLGSGEINGYRTDKTMPPEVRRACIPIKNADRPLGQWNRFEITMRGDRVSVVLNGTTVIEGAQLPGIPAKGPIALQHHNDPVEFRNLFIKPLK; encoded by the coding sequence ATGAAGTGCAACGTACGTATCAACGCCGGAGTGAAGCTGCTGGTCCTCTGCTTTGTCTCGCTTTGTCTGCTTCACGCTCCGTTACCGGCTGCTGAAACAGAACTGTTCAACGGTCGGGATCTCACCGGCTGGGTCAACGTCAACGGAGCGCCCGACACCTGGCAGGTGCGAGACGCCGCAATCGTCTGCACGGGCGAACCCCGTTGTTTCCTGCGCACCGATCGGATGTATGAAAACTATGTACTGGAAATGGAGTGCCTGCACGTGAAACCGGGCGGCAATTCCGGTCTGTTCTTCCACGCCGATGCACTGCCGCAGATCGGGGCCCCCTATCCGCGTGCCATCGAAGCTCAGTTGCTCGACGAAGATCATGGCAGTCTGTTTGGAATCCGTGGTGCCTCGCTTGTGCCGCTGACCGACCCCGATAAGAAGGGAACCACTGCGAGAGCCCGTCCCCTCGAAAAACGCTGTCAACCTGCGGGAAACTGGAACAAATATGTTCTCACAACCAAAGACGGCACGGTGGAACTGGCCGTCAACGGGAAGGTGGTCACGCGTGCGAAACAGACGAGCCTCGTCAAAGGCTTTATCGGCCTGCAGGCGGAACACACCGAAGTGCATTTCCGCAACATCCGCATTCGCGAATTACCCTCGAGCAACCCGCCGCCGGAAAAAGTCGCTCAGGCTGACGCAGGCTTTAAGTCGCTGTTCGACGGACTCACCTTTGCCGGCTGGAACCATCGGCCGGGACACAAGGGGCACTGGGTCGCCCACGATGGCGAAATTCACTACGACGGCAAGGCCGAGTCTAAAAAACGGGCGGACCGCGACCTCTGGACGAAGGACGAATTCGCAGACTTTGTCCTGATTGTCGACTGGCGTCTGTCAGCTGAACCGGAAATGAAGCCGCACCCCATCGTGCTGTTTAACGGCGATTTCCTGATGGAGGCAGACAATCCCCGCCAACGCGTCACTCGCCCGCATCTCGATGCCGGCGACAGCGGCATTTATCTCCGCGGCAGTTCCAAAGCTCAGCTCAACGTCTGGAGCCAGGTCCTCGGTTCCGGCGAAATCAACGGCTACCGCACCGACAAGACGATGCCGCCCGAAGTCCGCCGCGCCTGCATCCCCATCAAAAACGCGGACCGTCCGCTCGGCCAGTGGAACCGCTTCGAGATCACCATGCGCGGCGATCGCGTATCAGTGGTCCTCAACGGCACCACCGTCATCGAAGGCGCACAGCTCCCGGGTATTCCGGCAAAAGGCCCCATCGCCCTCCAGCACCACAACGACCCCGTCGAGTTCCGCAATCTGTTTATCAAACCGTTGAAGTAA
- a CDS encoding DUF692 domain-containing protein, translating to MAAAEGVAVTDHQEMIEVPLLGIGMRQPLANWVLSHPPELDCVEVTAEHFFDSGTAVLTQLADHYQVSVHGLGLSLGTPGPLDESTLRQFQRVADLTNARWITEHIAFTKTDDVDLGHLNPLPMTAGSLTTLADHAREVMDRCQRPLLLENITSYLRIPGEFTEPEFLNRLCERAGIGLLLDVTNLFINSQNHDFDPLDWLHEVEADFIRQVHIVGYSIREGVYHDRHSEPVQDNLYELLKEVVSYAPVEAVILERDVDIPAVDELARELQRLEATCELARHG from the coding sequence GTGGCGGCTGCGGAGGGTGTGGCGGTGACTGACCATCAGGAAATGATCGAAGTCCCCCTGCTGGGGATTGGCATGCGCCAGCCGCTGGCAAACTGGGTCCTGTCGCATCCACCAGAACTGGATTGCGTGGAAGTCACTGCCGAGCATTTTTTTGATTCTGGCACTGCAGTACTGACGCAACTGGCCGATCATTACCAGGTTTCCGTACACGGTCTGGGGCTTTCCCTGGGAACACCCGGACCGCTCGATGAATCCACGTTGCGCCAGTTTCAACGGGTGGCAGATCTAACCAACGCCAGGTGGATCACCGAACATATCGCGTTTACGAAGACGGACGACGTCGACCTGGGACATCTCAATCCACTGCCGATGACAGCAGGTTCTTTAACCACCCTGGCCGACCATGCGCGGGAAGTCATGGATCGCTGTCAGCGCCCGCTGCTCCTGGAGAACATCACTTCGTACCTGCGCATCCCCGGAGAGTTTACGGAACCGGAATTTCTAAATCGCTTGTGTGAGCGTGCCGGAATCGGCCTCCTGCTGGATGTCACAAACCTGTTTATCAACAGTCAGAACCATGACTTTGATCCGCTCGACTGGTTGCATGAAGTTGAGGCGGACTTCATTCGCCAGGTGCATATTGTCGGCTATTCGATCCGGGAGGGTGTCTATCACGATCGACACAGTGAACCAGTTCAAGACAACCTCTACGAGTTGCTCAAGGAAGTCGTCAGTTATGCACCAGTGGAAGCGGTCATTTTGGAACGGGATGTTGATATTCCAGCAGTCGACGAACTGGCCAGGGAATTGCAGCGGCTGGAGGCAACTTGTGAACTCGCCCGACACGGTTAG